In Deferribacteraceae bacterium V6Fe1, one genomic interval encodes:
- the bioB gene encoding biotin synthase BioB — protein MNRFEKLSEKVLNGELLADNELLSILNAEDYEAVIKGASKIRKHFFKDTVHLCSILNTKSGACSEDCKYCGQSIHYNSDIVKYPFVEDEIIYKFIYNNIDNEIHRLSFVSSGKKLLKQEVKKLTKTIEDTDTNKNFCASLGILSEDELKMLKESGISRYHHNLETSRSFYNNICTTHTYEERINTVKKAKEMGFSVCCGGIFGMGESDSDILELAEVLKELDVDAIPINFLNPIKGTPMQDYKLLTPEKCLKIIAFFRFYFPDKEVIICGGRVENLSYHHEKVFDAGASGIMTGDYLTMKGRRYDEDLEMIKKNGYKVF, from the coding sequence ATGAACAGATTTGAAAAATTGTCAGAAAAGGTTTTAAACGGAGAACTGCTTGCAGATAATGAGCTTTTATCAATTCTTAATGCGGAAGATTATGAGGCTGTTATAAAAGGAGCATCAAAAATAAGGAAACATTTTTTTAAAGATACTGTTCACTTGTGTAGCATATTAAATACAAAATCGGGTGCATGCTCGGAAGACTGTAAATATTGTGGTCAATCGATACATTACAATTCGGATATAGTTAAGTATCCATTTGTTGAGGATGAAATAATATATAAGTTTATTTACAATAACATAGATAATGAAATTCACCGATTATCTTTCGTATCTTCAGGGAAAAAATTGCTTAAACAAGAGGTCAAAAAGTTGACTAAAACTATTGAAGATACAGATACAAATAAAAATTTTTGTGCATCTCTTGGGATATTGAGTGAAGATGAACTTAAAATGTTGAAAGAGTCGGGTATTTCCCGATATCATCATAACCTTGAGACTTCGAGAAGTTTTTATAACAATATATGCACAACACACACTTATGAAGAAAGGATAAATACAGTTAAAAAGGCTAAAGAGATGGGCTTTAGTGTTTGTTGCGGTGGCATTTTTGGTATGGGGGAGTCTGATAGTGATATTTTAGAGTTAGCAGAAGTTTTAAAAGAGCTTGATGTAGATGCTATCCCTATTAACTTTTTAAATCCAATAAAAGGTACGCCGATGCAGGACTACAAACTGCTTACTCCTGAAAAATGTTTAAAAATAATAGCTTTTTTCAGGTTTTATTTTCCGGATAAAGAGGTGATTATCTGTGGTGGCAGGGTTGAAAATTTGTCTTATCATCATGAAAAAGTATTTGACGCCGGTGCAAGTGGAATCATGACGGGTGATTACCTTACTATGAAGGGGAGGCGGTATGATGAAGATTTGGAGATGATAAAAAAGAATGGTTACAAGGTATTTTAA
- the bioD gene encoding dethiobiotin synthase: protein MGRIFKEVIEDSKGFFVTGTNTDIGKTFFSSILLKYTKGVYFKPIQTGEKDRDIVKENTCLDESHFIEEKYHFKEPVSPHYAAEKANVNIDLNRITLPDSLDKKIVVEGAGGVFVPIGKKLYMIDIIKRISLPTIVVAEDTLGTINHTLLTLNSLVAYNCKVSFIVLNRYNPESYNYATICEMTQLPVLRVPVMKKFPSDEEIRRIFDEQI, encoded by the coding sequence ATGGGAAGAATTTTCAAAGAAGTAATTGAGGATTCAAAAGGTTTCTTTGTCACTGGAACAAATACAGATATAGGTAAAACATTTTTTTCATCTATTTTACTGAAATATACAAAGGGCGTATATTTCAAGCCTATTCAAACCGGCGAAAAGGATAGGGACATTGTGAAGGAGAATACATGTTTAGATGAAAGCCATTTTATTGAAGAGAAATATCATTTTAAAGAGCCGGTATCACCTCACTATGCAGCTGAGAAAGCAAATGTTAATATTGACCTAAACAGGATTACTCTTCCCGATTCTTTGGATAAAAAAATAGTAGTAGAAGGAGCAGGTGGTGTATTTGTTCCAATTGGAAAAAAACTTTACATGATAGATATTATAAAAAGAATTTCATTACCGACAATAGTTGTGGCAGAGGATACTCTAGGTACGATAAATCATACTTTACTTACTTTAAATTCCCTTGTTGCATATAACTGTAAGGTATCTTTTATCGTTCTAAATAGATATAACCCTGAAAGCTACAACTATGCTACTATTTGCGAAATGACACAGTTACCTGTTTTGCGTGTTCCGGTGATGAAAAAGTTTCCAAGTGATGAGGAAATAAGGAGAATATTTGATGAACAGATTTGA
- the bioA gene encoding adenosylmethionine--8-amino-7-oxononanoate transaminase: protein MNFSEIIEKDRRFLLHPYDSSVNPIDVLPVKGGDKEFLYLTDGTILIDGMSSWWSVIHGYNNKYINDALKSQIDKISHVMFGGLTHEPAVKLAENLYKISSCHFDKFFFCDSGSVSVEVAVKMAFQYHMAQGNKHKSKILSFCGAYHGDTFMAMSLCDPINSMHKEFANVLHKNIFAPRPKSKFDDIYENDHLQVEEILEKHSDEIAAVIIEPIVQGAGGMWLYHPEFLNKLRELCDRYSILLIFDEVATGFGRTGKMFAFEHSNIIPDIICLGKAITGGYMSFAAVGTTQKVIDVVCSESGPGAFMHGPTFMANPLACECANASVTLLKSYDTQKVMSFLQNTMKKYFFEAKEFDFVKDVRVLGSIGVIELKEYINLRTITPKFVQRGVWVRPFKNLVYIMPPYIICEDSLKKLCKAALESIWEEFSKK, encoded by the coding sequence ATGAATTTTAGTGAGATTATAGAAAAAGACAGGAGATTTTTACTTCATCCTTATGATTCTTCGGTAAATCCCATTGACGTGCTGCCTGTAAAAGGTGGAGATAAAGAGTTTTTATACCTTACTGATGGGACAATACTTATAGACGGAATGTCATCATGGTGGAGTGTTATTCATGGCTACAATAATAAGTATATTAATGACGCTTTGAAAAGTCAGATAGATAAGATTTCTCATGTTATGTTTGGTGGTCTAACACATGAGCCTGCCGTAAAACTGGCAGAAAATCTTTATAAAATATCAAGTTGTCATTTTGATAAGTTTTTCTTTTGTGATTCAGGCTCTGTTTCTGTGGAAGTAGCTGTTAAAATGGCTTTTCAGTATCATATGGCTCAAGGAAATAAACATAAAAGTAAGATTTTATCATTTTGCGGTGCATATCATGGGGATACTTTTATGGCAATGTCTTTGTGCGACCCGATAAATAGTATGCACAAAGAGTTTGCTAATGTATTGCATAAGAACATTTTTGCTCCAAGGCCTAAGTCAAAATTTGATGATATTTATGAAAATGATCACTTGCAAGTAGAAGAAATTTTGGAGAAGCACAGTGATGAGATTGCTGCTGTAATAATTGAGCCTATTGTTCAGGGTGCAGGTGGCATGTGGTTATACCATCCAGAATTTCTTAATAAACTTAGAGAGTTATGTGATAGATATTCTATTTTGCTGATATTTGATGAGGTAGCAACCGGTTTTGGTAGGACAGGGAAAATGTTTGCATTCGAGCATTCTAACATTATTCCGGATATTATCTGTCTTGGCAAGGCAATTACAGGCGGGTATATGAGCTTTGCAGCTGTCGGCACTACTCAAAAAGTTATTGATGTTGTTTGTTCAGAAAGTGGCCCCGGAGCCTTTATGCATGGTCCCACATTTATGGCTAATCCACTTGCATGTGAATGTGCCAATGCAAGCGTTACTTTGCTTAAAAGCTATGATACTCAAAAAGTAATGTCATTTTTGCAGAATACGATGAAAAAATATTTCTTTGAAGCTAAAGAATTTGATTTTGTTAAAGATGTAAGGGTGTTAGGTAGTATAGGGGTTATTGAATTAAAAGAGTACATTAATTTAAGGACAATTACCCCCAAATTTGTGCAACGAGGAGTATGGGTTAGGCCATTTAAAAATCTTGTGTATATTATGCCACCATACATTATTTGTGAGGATTCTCTTAAAAAATTGTGCAAGGCGGCATTAGAGTCAATATGGGAAGAATTTTCAAAGAAGTAA
- a CDS encoding biotin--[acetyl-CoA-carboxylase] ligase: MFNKNELEVIKLLSLNDWVSGEKIAEELNISRTAVWKCIKKLSNFGYEIISVRKKGYQLLTQSKLHPVVCMLENISTCFGKIQYFKEIDSTQKETLRKIYESKHNILILTDRQTEGRGKENSKWPSPEGGLYFSIGLLPQYMKQKDLNTIIDIAKQGIKSSLAKYGIETEILDNSFLINGKKIGGLLEEHFCEGEKLIFIVIGIGLYISAEAGNVTTISEVTGKTIDRWELLANFLELFCKKVKHSKGLL; encoded by the coding sequence ATGTTTAACAAAAATGAGTTAGAAGTAATAAAACTGTTATCCTTAAATGATTGGGTTTCAGGTGAAAAAATTGCTGAAGAATTAAATATTAGCCGTACTGCAGTATGGAAGTGTATAAAAAAATTATCTAACTTTGGATATGAAATAATCTCTGTTCGAAAAAAGGGGTATCAACTATTAACTCAAAGTAAGCTGCACCCTGTAGTATGCATGTTGGAAAATATTTCGACATGTTTTGGCAAGATACAATACTTCAAAGAAATAGACTCTACACAAAAAGAAACTCTTCGAAAAATATATGAATCTAAACATAATATTTTGATTTTAACAGACAGACAAACAGAGGGCAGAGGAAAGGAAAATTCAAAATGGCCTTCACCTGAAGGTGGACTCTATTTTTCTATTGGGTTATTGCCGCAATATATGAAACAAAAAGATTTAAATACAATTATAGATATTGCAAAGCAAGGTATTAAAAGTAGTTTAGCAAAGTATGGCATAGAAACAGAAATTTTGGACAATAGTTTTCTCATTAATGGGAAAAAAATCGGGGGTTTGCTTGAAGAGCATTTTTGTGAAGGGGAGAAGCTAATATTTATAGTTATCGGAATAGGCTTATACATTTCAGCCGAAGCCGGCAACGTTACTACCATTTCTGAAGTTACAGGTAAAACAATCGACAGATGGGAGCTCTTAGCAAATTTTCTCGAGCTATTTTGTAAAAAAGTCAAGCATTCAAAAGGGTTGCTCTAG
- a CDS encoding GntR family transcriptional regulator, whose translation MLEKSTYRDHVIDYIYKSILSGNINHGDRIIESLVSKELGISRAPVREALRELVAEGILIYKPQVGYFVIEITKQQVLNTYETRGVLEGFAARTAINKFTEQDIDTLYEILDNMEKLAFENKHIEFINIGHQFHEFIFTKSPNNEVIEFTKKLSLKSHIFFNKYWMKIYSPKNIRKRHEAIIISIKDKDGKKLEETIREHYSSTAMKIVSLL comes from the coding sequence ATGCTGGAAAAAAGCACTTATAGAGATCACGTCATTGACTATATATATAAATCAATTTTAAGCGGCAATATTAATCATGGCGACAGGATAATAGAAAGCCTTGTTTCAAAGGAGCTCGGCATAAGCAGAGCACCTGTCAGAGAAGCTTTAAGAGAGCTCGTAGCAGAAGGGATACTCATTTACAAGCCTCAGGTAGGCTATTTTGTGATTGAGATTACAAAACAGCAGGTTTTAAATACCTATGAGACTAGAGGTGTGCTTGAAGGATTTGCAGCAAGAACAGCAATAAATAAATTTACAGAACAAGATATTGATACATTGTATGAAATTTTAGACAATATGGAAAAACTCGCTTTTGAAAATAAGCATATTGAATTTATTAACATCGGTCACCAATTTCATGAGTTTATCTTTACCAAATCGCCAAATAATGAAGTTATTGAATTTACAAAAAAACTTTCACTGAAATCCCATATCTTTTTTAATAAATATTGGATGAAAATTTACAGCCCAAAAAACATAAGAAAAAGACATGAGGCTATAATTATTTCCATAAAAGATAAAGATGGAAAAAAATTAGAAGAAACCATTAGGGAGCACTACAGCTCAACAGCCATGAAAATTGTAAGTTTATTATAA
- a CDS encoding AMP-binding protein: MFTIIEKTIGDYLSEIVEKFPENDAVVYPFRNIRLNYKEFDELTDKLAKGLLASGLKKGDHVAIWAHNIPEWIYLLFATAKIGVVTVTVNTLYKAHELKYLLNQSDSKALFMVKGLKSDYVETIYEILPELKNANDTKINNESLPLLEKIYFIGENTPNGMIDFNTLYDMAEKISDDELEQVKKSLDRHDVINMQYTSGTTGFPKGVMLSHFNVLNNAYAIALGMNFTDKDRLCIPVPFFHCFGLVLSILVCLSTGATMVPVESFNPVDVLKTVEAEKCTALHGVPTMFISELNLLDKEKYDTSSLRTGIMAGSLCPVEVMKAVITKMNMSEITIVYGLTEASPGLTMTKIDDPVEKRVETVGKEMPGAEIKIVNPETEKECPANVQGELWARGYNIMRGYYKMEEATKHAFSNDGWLRTGDLAVKTEDGYYKITGRIKDMIIRGGENIYPKEIEEFYYTHPKIQDIQVAGVADKKYGEEVMAFVIVKEGETLTEDELRSYAKGKIADFKIPRYFAFVTEYPMTASGKIQKYKLTELGNKLLQEAVAN; this comes from the coding sequence ATGTTTACAATTATAGAAAAAACAATCGGTGATTATTTAAGTGAGATTGTGGAAAAATTCCCCGAAAATGATGCCGTTGTATACCCTTTTAGAAATATAAGGCTCAATTATAAAGAATTTGACGAACTAACTGACAAGCTTGCGAAAGGACTTTTGGCAAGTGGTCTTAAAAAAGGGGATCATGTTGCAATATGGGCACACAATATCCCAGAGTGGATTTACCTTCTCTTTGCCACCGCAAAAATCGGCGTTGTGACTGTTACAGTCAATACCCTTTATAAAGCCCACGAATTAAAATACCTTCTTAACCAATCGGACAGTAAGGCACTATTTATGGTCAAAGGGCTAAAGTCCGATTATGTGGAAACTATTTATGAAATTTTGCCTGAGCTTAAAAATGCCAATGATACTAAAATTAATAATGAATCACTTCCGCTCCTTGAAAAGATATACTTTATAGGTGAAAATACCCCAAACGGCATGATTGATTTTAACACTTTATACGATATGGCTGAAAAAATTTCAGATGACGAGCTTGAGCAGGTCAAAAAATCCCTTGATAGGCATGATGTAATAAATATGCAATACACATCTGGCACAACAGGGTTTCCTAAAGGGGTCATGCTGTCACATTTTAACGTCTTAAACAATGCATATGCCATCGCGTTAGGGATGAATTTTACAGATAAAGACAGACTTTGCATACCGGTGCCTTTCTTCCACTGTTTTGGGTTAGTGCTTAGTATATTGGTTTGCTTAAGCACAGGTGCTACAATGGTGCCTGTAGAAAGTTTTAATCCGGTAGATGTGCTGAAAACTGTAGAAGCTGAAAAGTGTACGGCTCTGCACGGGGTACCCACTATGTTTATTTCCGAATTAAATTTACTTGATAAAGAAAAATACGATACTTCATCTTTGAGAACAGGTATTATGGCAGGTTCACTCTGCCCTGTTGAAGTAATGAAGGCAGTTATAACTAAGATGAATATGAGTGAAATTACTATCGTATATGGTCTTACAGAAGCCTCACCTGGACTTACAATGACAAAAATTGATGACCCTGTTGAAAAAAGGGTTGAAACAGTAGGTAAGGAAATGCCTGGAGCCGAAATAAAAATTGTTAACCCTGAAACTGAAAAAGAATGCCCTGCAAATGTACAAGGAGAGCTATGGGCAAGAGGATATAACATTATGAGAGGCTACTATAAAATGGAAGAAGCCACAAAACATGCCTTTAGCAATGACGGATGGCTTAGGACAGGTGATTTGGCGGTAAAGACTGAAGATGGTTATTATAAAATTACCGGCAGGATAAAAGATATGATTATCCGAGGCGGAGAAAATATTTACCCAAAAGAGATTGAAGAATTTTATTATACGCATCCGAAAATTCAAGACATTCAGGTAGCAGGTGTCGCAGATAAAAAATACGGTGAAGAAGTAATGGCATTTGTTATTGTTAAGGAAGGGGAAACACTTACTGAGGATGAATTGAGAAGTTATGCTAAAGGTAAAATTGCTGACTTTAAAATTCCAAGATATTTTGCGTTTGTAACAGAATATCCTATGACAGCAAGTGGAAAGATACAAAAATATAAGCTAACCGAATTAGGAAACAAACTACTACAAGAAGCAGTAGCAAATTAA
- a CDS encoding AMP-binding protein, which yields MLGDIRKEDFKIEVPEYFNFGFDVVDKWAEIDDKVALIWIDTDGKNYKEYRFSDLKKMSDKFANILIDRGYKNGDMLYVMVPRVPEWYAVMLGCFKVGVVPMPAPKILRPKDINYRLKKSEAKGAVVYHNVLDKMLESDTSELSHKMVIGAEAQGWDSYEKAMEEAPDKIMMDKIEKTKTDDPLIIYFTSGTTDFPKMVLHTGSYAIGHQITARFWQNLKKDDIHWTLSDTGWGKAVWGKLFGQWFIGTTVIMYNAADAFDPKMHLEIIQNFKVTTFCAPPTAYRMLILQDLSKYDFSALRHSVSAGEPLNPAVFEKWLEYTGNKIYDGYGQTETVNIIATTTDMEVKPGSMGKPAFGFEVDILDDDGNPVENGEIGHIALRVKPKTPIGFFKGYYKDEEATKSSIHGDWYFTGDKAHKDKDGYFWFVGRADDVIKTSGYRVGPFEVESALQSHPAVAENAVIGVPDELRGTIVKAFVVLAPGFEPSDDLVVELQEHVKKETAPYKYPRKIEFVKSLPKTVSGKIRRTELREMEEQKAKKTNGEIFTP from the coding sequence ATGTTAGGAGATATTAGAAAAGAAGATTTTAAAATTGAAGTGCCTGAGTATTTTAATTTTGGCTTTGACGTTGTAGACAAGTGGGCCGAAATTGATGACAAAGTTGCTCTAATATGGATTGATACTGACGGTAAAAATTATAAAGAGTACAGATTTTCTGATTTGAAAAAAATGTCGGACAAGTTTGCTAATATTCTAATCGACAGAGGGTATAAAAATGGGGATATGCTCTACGTAATGGTGCCGAGAGTGCCTGAATGGTATGCGGTAATGCTCGGTTGCTTTAAGGTAGGGGTAGTGCCTATGCCTGCGCCAAAAATTTTAAGACCAAAAGATATAAACTATAGACTTAAAAAATCTGAAGCAAAAGGTGCAGTGGTATATCACAATGTCCTTGATAAAATGCTCGAATCAGACACTTCTGAGCTTTCCCACAAAATGGTAATCGGGGCTGAAGCTCAAGGGTGGGATAGTTATGAAAAAGCAATGGAAGAAGCCCCTGACAAAATTATGATGGACAAAATTGAAAAAACCAAAACTGATGACCCGCTAATAATTTATTTTACCAGCGGCACTACGGATTTTCCAAAAATGGTACTTCATACCGGCAGCTACGCCATTGGTCATCAAATAACCGCAAGGTTTTGGCAAAATTTAAAAAAGGACGATATTCATTGGACATTAAGTGATACAGGCTGGGGGAAAGCAGTATGGGGAAAACTTTTCGGTCAATGGTTTATAGGGACAACTGTCATAATGTATAATGCAGCAGATGCATTTGACCCGAAAATGCACCTTGAGATTATTCAAAACTTCAAAGTAACTACATTTTGTGCTCCGCCTACTGCATACAGAATGTTAATATTGCAAGATTTAAGTAAATATGATTTTAGCGCTTTAAGACACTCTGTAAGTGCAGGGGAGCCGCTTAACCCGGCCGTATTTGAGAAGTGGCTCGAATATACGGGCAATAAAATTTATGATGGATATGGTCAAACAGAAACAGTAAATATTATAGCTACAACTACAGATATGGAAGTTAAGCCCGGCTCAATGGGTAAGCCTGCATTTGGATTTGAAGTGGATATACTTGACGATGATGGAAATCCGGTAGAAAACGGTGAAATCGGACATATAGCCTTAAGAGTAAAGCCTAAAACACCTATCGGATTTTTTAAAGGTTATTATAAAGATGAAGAAGCTACTAAAAGCTCAATTCATGGTGATTGGTATTTTACAGGGGACAAGGCTCATAAAGATAAAGATGGCTACTTTTGGTTTGTAGGCCGCGCTGATGATGTAATTAAGACAAGCGGTTATCGGGTAGGACCATTTGAAGTGGAAAGTGCATTACAAAGTCATCCTGCTGTTGCTGAAAATGCCGTAATAGGTGTGCCTGACGAATTACGTGGAACAATTGTAAAAGCCTTTGTAGTACTTGCTCCCGGATTTGAGCCGTCCGATGATTTGGTCGTAGAGCTTCAGGAGCACGTAAAAAAGGAAACAGCACCTTACAAATACCCAAGAAAAATAGAATTTGTGAAAAGTCTTCCAAAAACCGTTAGCGGCAAGATTAGGCGAACTGAATTAAGAGAGATGGAAGAGCAAAAAGCAAAAAAAACTAACGGAGAAATTTTTACACCTTAA